The Oscillospiraceae bacterium genome has a segment encoding these proteins:
- the mobC gene encoding plasmid mobilization relaxosome protein MobC — MRKRYNTPHRSRVVKTRMTEEEYAEFAERLSAYNMSQAEFIRQAITGAAIRPIITVSPVNDELLAAVGKLTAEYGRIGGNLNQIARTLNEWHSPYPQLAGEVRAAVSDLAALKFEVLQKVGDAVGNIQTYQL, encoded by the coding sequence ATGCGAAAACGATATAACACGCCGCACCGCAGCCGGGTAGTCAAGACACGCATGACCGAGGAAGAATACGCCGAGTTTGCGGAAAGGCTTTCTGCTTACAACATGAGCCAAGCCGAGTTTATCCGGCAAGCCATAACCGGGGCAGCCATACGCCCCATCATAACCGTTTCCCCCGTCAATGACGAGTTGCTTGCCGCTGTCGGGAAGCTGACCGCCGAATACGGCAGGATCGGCGGCAACTTAAACCAGATAGCCCGGACGCTGAACGAGTGGCACAGCCCCTACCCGCAGCTTGCCGGGGAGGTACGGGCGGCGGTTTCCGACCTTGCTGCCCTAAAGTTTGAAGTCTTGCAGAAAGTGGGTGACGCTGTTGGCAACATTCAAACATATCAGCTCTAA
- a CDS encoding helix-turn-helix domain-containing protein: MSRLLPYETILKAREGDPEAVNAVLLHYAGYIRYFSKVNGQVNAEVEDYVKQRLIDCQFKFRLDEPPDKS; the protein is encoded by the coding sequence AGTAGACTTCTCCCCTATGAAACAATCCTCAAAGCCCGTGAGGGCGACCCAGAAGCCGTGAACGCTGTCCTGCTCCACTACGCCGGATATATCCGCTATTTCTCAAAAGTGAACGGGCAGGTCAACGCCGAGGTGGAGGACTATGTAAAGCAGCGGTTAATTGACTGTCAATTCAAGTTCCGGCTTGACGAACCACCGGACAAGTCATAA